GACCATAAATCTTGCTGCGATCTGCACACCTGCAGATTACAACACTCGTCCACTTGATACAATTTACAGCAATTTCATCGATGCTCTACCAGTGGTATGCATTTTCGgatttttaatttcattgatAGATGAAATTGCCATGAGATTTTGATGGTTGTCACTTGTAGGAAAGATTTCACTTTTTTTCAGCTTAGGTTGAGACGTGAAGTTGATTTGAACTGATTAATGCAGGTCAAGTACTGCTCAGAAAATGGAAAGCGTCTCATTCACTTCTCAACTTGTGAAGTTTATGGGAAAACCATAGGTGCCTTTTTACCGAAAGACAGCCCACTCCGGCAGGTAAAACTCCGCTTTCCTAGTTATATTTTTCAGTGAACCTAGATCTGTTATTTTCTATGTGTTTCGTGTGTCGTATCATGAAATTCTTGTTGTTTCTTTTAAACATCAAAAAGCTCTCTTGTTATTGACATCATTTTCTTGGGTGTATTCTCAATTTGGTCTTAATATTATGATTAGTACTGTCTGATACTTCTAAActtgtgattttatttttaaagttctGGATGAAGTACTTTACCTCGGCTTGCTTGTTTTACTTGTATGTCATTTGCTCTCATAGCAAACATGTATCAATTTAGATAGAAACCTGTGGATATCCAAAAGTATTCTCGATACATACTTGGGTTTGTTGTGACTGTCTTCCTTTCTACTCCTGTGGGTATTTGAGTTGGAATCTAGTCTAACCAAGATGAAGCTAACCTACTTTATCCAGTTAACAAGTTTTACTTAATGTAATAGAGCTTTTTGGGCCATAGGGTTGTTTTGAGTCTATTTATTTAGTTTGTCGTCAATATGATTGTTGCAACATTGTTATTTACATTTGATGTGTTTTTTAAATTGTAAAGCTTATAGAGTCATAAGGGAATTATACATGTTCTGTTGACTTATGAATCATTTATAAATATTCAGTTAACAGAAGTGGCATTTATTTGTGTCTAGTTTAAAAGCTTCACTTTTTATCAGTTAGAGAAGTAAAATGGATTCTTTTTATACTTAATAGTGATGTTGATTTTGGTACGTTCAAATGCTGAATCATTTAACTGAGGCTGACGTTACTTTAGTTCACCTACTGGAGGACCTTCTGTGCACAAATTTGTTATCTACTTACTGACAATTTCTAAAGCATTTATCTTTTTGGCTCCATTGGTACTAACTCTGGACTCTCTGAGCATATTACTTAACCAGAAAAGGGTTATCTCACAAAATTTGACCATTGTACAACGATAGATGTTCTATTTTGGCCTTGTTGCTAGCATTTAAATGGTAAAGTTCCCTCTTACAGCAGTTCACAGTGAATTGCTTGATTCCATAGGTTTAAGATGTCTGTGATACGAAGTTGTGGACTTGTGGTCCACTTCAGATTTTAGTGCTCTGTACATTTTGTCCTGGCTTCCTCCCCACACTACACCCACAGACcaaaaagagaaacaagatCTCTCTGTTCTCCAAACTCCAGGATAAGTGTTCATGAGATTTCTGTATATGTACGATGTGTGTGCTTATTGTCATATTGATTACTGAAAAGTTGGGCATTGATAAATATTTGCGTGGTAGTTGATAAGTTGGTGCATGGTGAGCCCTATTAGCAATTTGATCTCATCTCCATTCGAAAGTAGGACATTGTTCATTAATTCTAAATGGTATGCTTTGAAGTTGAACGGAGAAATAAATGAGAGTTTTGTTTAGTCCACACTCCACACTCTATTTAGCTGCTGTTGTGGAATCATGGAGAATGTCATTATTTACCATTTACTTTACATTGTTCGCCTTTGGAAATATTTTAACTCTTTGACTTTTTTACTAGGATCCTGCTTATTATGTGCTTAAGGAAGACACCTCCCCTTGCATCTTTGGACCAATTGAGAAGCAGCGGTGGTCCTATGCATGTGCAAAACAGTTGATTGAGAGGCTGGTCTATGGTatggaaaattttattttatctgtCTGTTTCATAGTTGAATCTCTTACCATATACTTTACATGTCGTGTGTTATATTTACAGCTGAGGGTGCGGAGAATGGCTTAGAGTTCACTATTGTAAGGCCATTTAACTGGATTGGTCCTAGGATGGATTTTATTCCCGGCATTGATGGTCCTAGTGAAGGTGTTCCAAGAGTGTTAGCTTGCTTTAGTAATGTATGTGTACTTTTATCTTTGGTTGACCTTAAAAACTGTATCGGATGTTCACTTGTGAGTCTTCATGTTTTCATCTTCTAATATTCCCTCTTCTCAGAACCTTTTAAGACGTGAGCCTTTGAAACTTGTGGATGGGGGAGAATCTCAAAGGACCTTCATATATATCAAAGATGCTATTGAAGCTGTTCTTCTAATGATCGTGAGTTTTGACCTCCTTATCCCTTTATGTTTGTTTTCAGAAATGCATTAGGATCTATGTTGATTCAAGTAAATACAATGCAGGAAAATCCTGCCAGAGCCAATGGCCATATCTTTAATGTTGGTAACCCTAACAATGAAGTTACTGTCAGGCAGCTGGCTGAAATGATGACTAAGGTGAAATAATCTTTCAATGTCTTTCTCCTACGCCTACTCCTTTGTCCTAAATTTCATGCAGCATATTGTCGATACCATGTTTTTTCTCAACTCCTTTGGGTAATAACAGGTGTATGCTAAGGTGAGTGGAGAGTCTTCTATTGAAACACCCACCATTGATGTAAGTTCTAAAGAATTTTATGGTGAGGGGTATGATGACAGTGACAAGAGGATTCCGGACATGACCATAATCAACAGGCAGCTTGGTATTGACCTGTTTCTTCGTCTATTGACTATTTTAATACTTGCAGAAGTTGAGAATAATCTGACTGTTAAATTGTGTGATGACCAGGTTGGAACCCAAAGACTTCCTTATGGGACTTGCTAGAATCCACACTCACATACCAACACAGGACATACGCTGAGGCTGTCAAGCAGGCCATGTCTAAAACAACAGCAAATTGATTGTTCGCTGCTTGTTGGCAGGTCTTTCAATATCTTGTTACGATTCTCCTGAGTAAAAATCTACATAGTCCTTCACCTCATACACGTAATTTTACGTCCCTTCTGTAATGAATCATGTATTCTATTTTGTGACAgcatatttattaagaaatttgaaaaCCTTTTTAACAATACAATGCTAAGGATACTAGATGGACAGGAATGCAGGTGTCATAGGCTGGGTGTATTATGTCACTAGTGCTTCAAAATAGTTATCGGGGTATTAGATAAAAGAAAAGCTGTCCTGTTCTTATAAGATCTGTTGTCGTCTATATATTTATTCCTATGTATGGAAACATCTTGTATCATTTTCATCGACCTGTTGATGGGGCTATaaattttcctatttattcatttatgtgATTGTTCATTCTTTACTTGTACTGATTTGTCATTTATGCTGGATTCCAAATTTTTATGACATGATTACTGCTCCAGAAGTCAACCTGACGCCCTGCACtattgttgccaatctgtgttaagaaaatcagaaattactggttgtaataaatcattcagaaacacgaagtaactgagatttttagaaccagtaaataagatgaacagaaatttatttataaaaaataatttaatccgtaaaacttaccagaatgttgaatactcttttatttctctttttaggaaaaaaatcaagtccactgaattcacagtgtccccttaaggaaattattcccctctagtatccgaggtttgatttggaatataacctcccagggtaaaatgatcttaatcagtagagtatagataccaaaaactctactgtagaaatatatgtttttaagaagaaggaagatcagaaaattcgttcgtaaatattttgaatactgaatggtatttataggcaagaataatatatcagaaaattcgttcgtaaatattttgaatactgaatggtatttataggcaagaataatatattctgaaaggttgctaccctttcagaattgacacgaccttaggttgcaaactttcaaatggtattgactgttcctgaaagttgcaacctttcagaacagtcatggcgggaaattttgaatataacggaatttaaaacgggtcactcgcgcggatccgagtcggcCGAAGCCaaagcgagcgacgacgacggcggcgcgagggggtccctctttccaacccttctaacaattaataggaatgtttatttatttaaactctcctattttcatttccattaccgatgagggactaatacctttttcaataaagcattagaggacttttcaagttcccaacctttcaagttctaaactttttaaattcctctctttccctctatttcccatcaattcttgctacatacccaacaatcccccacattgatggggaatagttataacataggaatgcacggacaattgtgtatttacaagcaaggattaattgcatctggataagtaggtttccccttggactttccgtagtgaacatatgtcggatatactcggttaatcggtagatgtgatatctttgaaccgtcgaactttggtgtatacctagacaaccatatgtcacacaattaaccctttactgtttatgattcttatggttgtgttcgtttcagccatgaacacctcctggtttcatgagtgtatagagaatagacttttgacataaaattctctttgaagcggcttccacttcacactctcataggtgatttctaaccgtgtcatctcgtagatacactatttggtcaaatctaccaaacttagcaaatcattaaaaactttaagctttattacctcattaacaagacTTAAAGTTttaaccttttcctgaacattgtcttcatcatgagaatggattgagttaattgacaatgtcgaaccgtcagccacaactttgtttttctccttgaatctagctcttgggatctctagtctgctagatagagttaccgtcatgctgacttgtcctaagccgtaaacccattcccttagatgatctcactaggcctttcgttagtggatctgacacattatcgcttgactttacatagtcaattgtgataattccactagagagcagttgtcttatagtgttatgtctacgtcgtatatgacgagacttcccgttgtacataacgcttcctgccctacctattgctgcttgactatcgcaatgtatgcaaattggtccaacaggtttgggccagaatggaatatcctctaggaaattccggagccattccgcttcttcaccaaccttatccaaagcaatgaattcaaatttcattgtggagcgagcaatacatgtctgtttggaagatttccaagagacaactcctccaccaagtatgaatacataaccactcgtggattttacatcatttgacccgatgatccaatttgcatcactatatccttcaatcacagcagaatatttattataatgcaacgcataatgttgtgtccattttagataacccaacacacgtttcatagccatccagtgagtttgattcggattactagtgtactGACttagtttactaatagcacatgctatatctggtcgcgtgcaattcataatatacatcaaacttcccaacactctgacatattccaattgagagtcactttgaccttcattctttttaaatgtacaacttaaatcaattggagttttgactatattgaaattcaagtaattgaacttatccaatactttttcaatataatgagattgagataatgccagtccttggggagttttgataatcctgacccctaagatcaaatcagcaactcctaagtctttcatatctaacttgctggacaacatgcgcttagtagcatttatatcgtcaatttctttactcattattaacatgtcatcaacatacaaacaaacaatgacttcattaTTCATGacgtttttaatgtaaacacatttatcacattcgttaatcttgaattcatttgcctacattatttgatcaaatttagcatgtcattgtttgggtgcttgcttgagtccataaagtgacttcacaagtctgcacactttcttttctttaccaggaactataaacccttcaggttgttccatgtaaatttcttcctctaattctccatttaagaaggctgtctttacatccatttggtggattttaagatcatgcactgctactagtgctattaacatcctaattgatgttatccttatTACTGGAgaatatgtgtcaaagtagtccagaccttccttttgtctgtgccctttgactaccagtctagccttatatttgtcaatagtcccatcaggtttcattttccttttaaagatccattttgatcctaaaggtttatttcctggaggaagatcagtcaattcccaagtgtgattgcttaaaattgattcaatctcactattgactgcttctttccaataagttgactctgacgaagacatagctgctttaaatgtttgaggctcattttcaagcaatagtgctacaaaatctggtccgaaagaaacagattttcgttgtcgagtacttcgcctaagttcctcactagttagaatattttccattgattcttctcgtggtcgtttaggtctttcacttgttgactcactttcagttttatacggataaatattttcaaaaaactctgcattatctgattcaattatcgtattaacatgaatctcaggattatcagatttgtgaacaaaaaatcgacaggctttactattcacagtatacccaataaagacacaatctattgtttttGGTCCAATTTTAATCCTCttaggtaaaggaacctctaccttggctaaacacccccacactttgaaatatttcaagttgggttttcttcctttccacaactcatatggaattgattgtgtttttcgatgaggtactctattgagtattttattagctgtaaggatggcttccccccaaagatttcgcggtgaaccagaattgatcattaaggcattcatcatttcctttaatgttctgttcttccgttctgccaaaccatttgactgtggtgtataaggtgcagtagtttgatgaataataccatattccaaacatatcactgcaaaaggagattcatattctccacccctatcactccgaatcatttttatctttagattcaattggttttccacttcatttttgtattgcttaaatgcatcaattgcttcatccttactattaagcaaatatacataacaaaatcgagtgtagtcatcaataaaagttataaaatactttttcccaccacgagatggtgttgacttcatatcgcatatatctgtgtgaattaagtctaaagttttagaatttctttcaacagacttgtaaggatgtttaacaaacttactttccacacaaatttcacatttcgacttatcgcatttaaaatcaggcaatacttctagattaaccaattttcgcaaggttttgtaatttacatgtcccaaacgggcatgccataaatcacttaactccaataagtaaacagaagcagaatttttattaatactatcaataaccattacatttagtttgaaaagaccctcattgaggtagccctttcctataaacatttcattcttacttattacagctttatcactaactaggacacacttaaacccgttcttaacgagtagtgcagcagaaactaaattcttcctaatagtagggacatgcagaacattgtttaaagtcaacactttgccggatgtcattttcaacattactttcccagttcctgcaatccttgctgttgctgtgtttcccatgaataaatcttcatcgtactcaacaggagtgtacgttgcaaaggcttcttttgtagagcaaatatgtctagtagcacctgagtcgagaaaccactccttgggatttccaactaagttacattctgatatcattgcacacaagtcatctgcatcttccatcttttccacgatgtttgcttgacttttgcttttgcctttgtttttgtctttgtcctttcttggagcatgacaatcagaagatctatgaccagccttgccacaattataacagttgcctttgaattttttcttggcctgttctgacttctgcccgttggacttctttctctttttgtctttggtaggagcttcttcaacaatattaactccaatgattgttgaactcttatgcgacttcttttcggcatttctattatcttcctcaatcttgagacgaatcacaagatcttcaagcttcatttctttacgcttgtgctttagataattcttgaaatcattccacgaaggaggcaacttctcgatcattgcagccacttgaaaagcttcatttactaccatatcttcagcaatcagatcatggagaataagttgaagttcctgcacttgtgatccaacagttttactatctaccattttatagtctaaaaactttgcgaccacaatttttttcaagcatgcatcttctgtcttatatttcttctcaagtgcattccacaactctttttaagttgttattgcactatagacattatataagtcatcctctaaagcactcaaaatgtaacctttacataggaagtctaactgtttccatgcttcaacaatcataaatttttccctgtctggcatatcatcagcaggtactggagtatcttcacttgtaaatttctgcagaccaagagtggtaagccagaaaaatactcgttgcttccatcctttgaaattcacacctgtgaatttacccggtttctctgcttgtgatacaagagttcgggttggtgcaacaacagccactgtaacaccagtgttttTCATTTCTgataaaattgatacaatataagtaagcaataaattataattgcagacttaaaggagtataaaatcacaaagatttttgtctccaccagaaacacagaattatataatttccttaagattgttgccaatctgtgttaagaaaatcagaaattactggttgtaataaatcattcagaaacacgaagtaactgagatttttagaaccagtaaataagatgaacagaaatttatttataaaaaataatttaatctgtaaaacttaccagaatgttgaatactcttttatttctctttttaggaaaaaaatcaagtccactgaattcacagtgtccccttaaggaaattattcccctctagtatccgaggtttgatttggaatataacctcccagggtaaaatgatcttaatcagtagagtatagataccaaaaactctactgtcagcgaatcaatccacagcaggaaagtacacgaagaaatatatgtttttaagaagaaggaagctcAGAAAATTCGTTCgtaaatattttgaatactgaatggtatttataggcaagaataatatattctgaaaggttgctaccctttcagaattgacacggccattaatgaaaggttgcaaactttcaaatggtattgactgttcctgaaagttgcaacctttcagaacaatcatggcgggaaattttgaatataacggaatttaaaacgggtcactcgcgcggatccgagtcgggtcgggttaactaaaaagttaaaaatatttcggttaaattctgttatcaactaatttattgaaaaataatttttggccatttaaattaattaataaataattaaaataaattttgtccaaaaaattatctctcgatcgatcaaaagccaaagccaaagccgacgcgagcgacgacgacggcgcgaggggggtccctctttccaacccttttaacaattaataagagtgtttatttatttaaactctcctattttcatttccattaccgatgagggactattacCTTTTccaataaagcattagaggacttttcaagttcccaacctttcaagttctaaactttttaaattcctctccttccctctatttcccatcaattcttgttACATACCCAACAACTATATTATAATGCTCCTATAATATCGAGTACATTAACTACAAACAAGTGTTGCATGATTGCATCACAAGTTTGGAACTTTGATAACATAGCAATACTGTCATATACCAACTAGAGTTATGATAAGAGTGGGAAGTAGTCTTTTATAGTTACCTTTAGATTCGAATCTTCTTGGATATGAAGTTGTCTTTGTTAGACGTCTTGGGTTTAAATGTTCCTGGTATAAAGTTGCCCTTTGTTAGTTCTTTTATTTGAGTCCTTCGGGACATAGAATTGCTTTTCTTAGAGAGTGGTTTACTCCACAATGCGTGATATATTGGTGCAATTCAAGTTTAGTCTAGCCGAATGGGGAAGAGACATCGGATGGAAAATAATACTCcttccgtttaaaaaagaatgacttttttttaatctgtttaaaaaaaatggtgtttttttttgttaacaactttccacgtggcatgtttaaggctATAGATTAAAGAACAATGTTatacatttaacataactttaatttaggatcacatgatcaaaaatcttttttattttttaaaactccgTGCCATGTTAAATTAGACcattctttgtgaaacggagaaaataataaaaaaaaagcaataatgtcatgttagtgaaaaaacttacaagataataaaattgcaatattacaattgaaaataaaatgaagaaagtaatctcttcaggccGAGGCgtggatatctcgctctctttaaggagattcaagcccactgcagcaaatgttttcaccggtccagcagtagtcctctttgacttgtcccctccaggatacaacagcctttacaaagtataactcaacaactctggacaagagttgagtccaaagctccacaaaaaaaaagaacaccttccttcaactaataagaactctctttagactaactctttcactctttgttttctcttatgaattgtgtgtctctaaaatcaaatgaagactaccactatttatactacaagaagtcttcctagcaatgaataggaagataatggaggtagtaaatagtgaagataatggccttaggagttacataggttacataagttacaatgggagttacatatgttacatatgttacaaagggagttacatatgttacataggttacaaagggagtaatggaggaattaagaatgaaatacattgatggataaccaatgctaatggatgatgtagaagtcatccattcttataactccaaaataaagcaatttaataggttaaatattaatattaaaatgctaataacctaacaatcccccactcattttaatatttagataagagagtatatcagctgaaggaagactactatgcataatgaaggtgtgctctaCATTGAACCTTcacttagtgaaacagtaacttttactccagagtcgtagtggtctcagacttgaactatgactgcttaagggaaataaaatatcactgttcacacataataatcaaggtgttgacatgagctttaacagccagcacgttatggccatgtgctatcccggttttatgagtgcatttgagaataagccccattctcataggaagcgacctacttccacacatcatataggtgaaatctgtcgagagtgctcttgtaagattaacactccacccatacaggctacagatattcattaagagttttatcaactcaaccttcacaaactacagaaaataatgcactcacatcatagggagggggaaaaatagtgcatttttcacaacaagtcatcatatgattagtttttccctttgaacctggttataggatctctagtccccaggttgggtttcctcatatatgactcaagaatttgtaggcttcaatccCATCCCCCTTGATGTGCTCCaaaccttttctcttgttaaggcctttgtaagaggatctgcaagatcatcacaagatttgacataatcaacattaatggtaccatttgtcaaatacgatcttacattactgtgtttcctccttataggtctggatttaccattgtaataacggttttgaattctaccaattgcagcggtgctatcacaatgaattaaaataggaggaattgttttttcaaaataaggaatttgaaacaataaatctcttaaccaattcgcttcctcactagctgaagctaaagcaattagttcagcctccatggtagagttgacaattatagtttgc
The DNA window shown above is from Solanum lycopersicum chromosome 11, SLM_r2.1 and carries:
- the LOC101244155 gene encoding UDP-D-apiose/UDP-D-xylose synthase 2; the protein is MAGRVDLDGNPIKQITICMIGAGGFIGSHLCEKLLSETPHKVLAVDVYSDKIKHLLEPATVTWADRIQFHRINIKNDSRLEGLIKMADLTINLAAICTPADYNTRPLDTIYSNFIDALPVVKYCSENGKRLIHFSTCEVYGKTIGAFLPKDSPLRQDPAYYVLKEDTSPCIFGPIEKQRWSYACAKQLIERLVYAEGAENGLEFTIVRPFNWIGPRMDFIPGIDGPSEGVPRVLACFSNNLLRREPLKLVDGGESQRTFIYIKDAIEAVLLMIENPARANGHIFNVGNPNNEVTVRQLAEMMTKVYAKVSGESSIETPTIDVSSKEFYGEGYDDSDKRIPDMTIINRQLGWNPKTSLWDLLESTLTYQHRTYAEAVKQAMSKTTAN
- the LOC101244155 gene encoding UDP-D-apiose/UDP-D-xylose synthase 2 isoform X1, encoding MFEIEHKVLASVVYGDKIKHLLEPAMLTWDDRIQFHCINIKNDSRLDGLVMADLTINLAAICTPADYNTRPLDTIYSNFIDALPVVKYCSENGKRLIHFSTCEVYGKTIGAFLPKDSPLRQDPAYYVLKEDTSPCIFGPIEKQRWSYACAKQLIERLVYAEGAENGLEFTIVRPFNWIGPRMDFIPGIDGPSEGVPRVLACFSNNLLRREPLKLVDGGESQRTFIYIKDAIEAVLLMIENPARANGHIFNVGNPNNEVTVRQLAEMMTKVYAKVSGESSIETPTIDVSSKEFYGEGYDDSDKRIPDMTIINRQLGWNPKTSLWDLLESTLTYQHRTYAEAVKQAMSKTTAN